A region from the Vicia villosa cultivar HV-30 ecotype Madison, WI linkage group LG3, Vvil1.0, whole genome shotgun sequence genome encodes:
- the LOC131655093 gene encoding 2-oxoglutarate-dependent dioxygenase AOP3-like, producing the protein MDTESGVPILDFRKSTGITLEEGGQGWKEMSKKVREAFESHGMFLLRCDEIPKELQNEMFTGIKSLFDLPEETKTKFTGKRVYRGYSSKSAALPNSQTFGIDDTFDPNETRSFTKLMWPEGNPNFCEALLSFSSEARKLSSIILKMVVEGFGLPKNYISEVEELCRGNDTRLTKYPLPKETTDSAITFVPHTDKSTLTFISENEVQGLQLLQKSGNWVNVNVPPNGFVVMVGEMLQVWSNGRFEAPIHRVAIRGNKDRYVFILFSLPKEETIIKVPSELVDEDHPLRYKTFTYEDFINFIKTVGTKLGAFEDFAGI; encoded by the exons atggATACTGAGAGTGGAGTCCCAATTTTAGATTTTCGTAAGAGCACTGGAATTACATTAGAAGAAGGAGGTCAAGGATGGAAAGAAATGAGTAAGAAAGTGAGAGAAGCATTTGAGAGTCATGGTATGTTTCTCTTAAGATGTGATGAAATACCGAAAGAATTACAAAATGAAATGTTCACGGGCATTAAATCTTTGTTTGATCTACCTGAGGAGACAAAGACGAAGTTCACTGGAAAAAGAGTTTATAGGGGCTATTCGTCCAAGAGCGCTGCCCTTCCTAATAGTCAAACATTCGGTATTGATGATACTTTTGATCCAAATGAGACTCGAAGTTTCACTAAGCTCATGTGGCCTGAAGGAAATCCAAATTTTTG TGAGGCACTACTTTCATTTAGCTCAGAAGCACGAAAATTAAGCTCAATTATCCTAAAGATGGTTGTGGAGGGCTTTGGCCTTCCAAAAAATTACATTTCAGAAGTTGAAGAGTTGTGTAGAGGTAATGATACACGGCTAACAAAGTATCCACTCCCTAAAGAAACAACTGATTCTGCTATTACTTTTGTGCCTCACACTGACAAATCCACTCTTACCTTCATAAGTGAGAATGAAGTCCAAGGTCTACAACTTCTACAGAAATCAGGCAATTGGGTTAACGTAAATGTTCCTCCAAATGGTTTTGTTGTAATGGTTGGTGAAATGTTGCAG GTATGGAGTAATGGAAGATTTGAAGCACCAATACATAGAGTGGCGATAAGAGGAAACAAAGACAGATatgtatttattcttttttcactTCCAAAGGAAGAAACAATCATTAAGGTGCCCTCTGAGTTAGTAGATGAAGATCATCCTCTCCGTTACAAGACATTCACGTATGAAGATttcatcaattttattaaaactgTTGGTACTAAATTGGGAGCATTTGAAGATTTTGCTGGAATTTAA